A part of Escherichia marmotae genomic DNA contains:
- a CDS encoding heme lyase CcmF/NrfE family subunit has protein sequence MDVFLPEVGFLALLLSLGVNVLTPLTTFVGVRLRWPAMMRLTSIGTLAQFALLLLAFGVLTYCFLTSDFSVIYVAQHSYSLLSWELKLAAVWGGHEGSLLLWVLLLSAWSALFAWHYRQQTGSLFPLTLAVLSLILAALLLFVLLWSDPFVRIFPPAIEGRDLNPMLQHLGLIFHPPLLYLGYGGLMVATSVALASLLRGEFDAASARVCWRWALPGWCALTAGIILGSWWAYCELGWGGWWFWDPVENASLLPWLSATALLHSLSLTRRQGILRHWSLLLAIVTLMLSLLGTLIVRSGILVSVHAFALDNVRAVPLFSLFALISLASLALYSWRARDGGSAVRFSGLSREMLILATLLLFCAVLLIVLVGTLYPMIYGLLGWGRLSVGAPYFNRATLPFGLLMLVVIVLATYVSGKRAPLPALLAHSGVLLFAAGIVVSSISRQEISLNLQPGQQVTLAGYTFRFERLDLQAKGNYTSEKAVVALFDHQQRIGELTPERRFYEARRQQMMEPSICWNGIHDWYAVMGEKTGPDRYAFRLYVQSGVRWIWGGGLLMIAGALLSGWRGRNRDE, from the coding sequence CTGGACGTATTCCTTCCTGAAGTCGGTTTTCTGGCGTTGTTGTTAAGTCTCGGGGTCAACGTGTTGACCCCGTTGACGACCTTCGTGGGTGTGCGACTGCGCTGGCCTGCTATGATGCGGCTCACCAGCATCGGCACTCTGGCACAGTTCGCGCTCCTGCTGCTTGCCTTTGGCGTACTGACGTATTGTTTTCTCACCAGCGATTTCTCGGTTATTTATGTCGCTCAACATAGCTACAGTTTGCTGTCGTGGGAACTCAAACTAGCGGCGGTGTGGGGCGGTCATGAAGGTTCGTTGCTGCTTTGGGTGCTGTTGCTTTCCGCCTGGAGCGCGCTGTTTGCCTGGCATTATCGGCAGCAAACCGGGTCGCTATTTCCGCTCACGTTAGCCGTTTTATCTCTCATACTCGCCGCGCTGCTGCTGTTTGTGTTGCTGTGGTCTGATCCCTTTGTGCGCATATTCCCACCAGCAATCGAAGGCCGCGATCTCAATCCGATGCTGCAGCATCTAGGTCTTATCTTCCATCCGCCGCTGCTTTATCTCGGCTATGGCGGTTTGATGGTGGCGACGAGTGTGGCGCTGGCGAGTTTACTGCGCGGCGAGTTTGATGCAGCCAGCGCCCGTGTCTGCTGGCGATGGGCGCTGCCGGGGTGGTGTGCATTAACGGCGGGGATCATCCTCGGTTCCTGGTGGGCCTATTGCGAACTGGGTTGGGGCGGCTGGTGGTTCTGGGACCCGGTGGAAAACGCCTCCTTATTACCCTGGCTTTCTGCCACTGCGCTGCTGCACAGTTTGTCTCTGACACGTCGGCAGGGAATTTTACGCCACTGGTCTCTGTTGCTGGCGATAGTTACGCTGATGCTGTCGCTGCTGGGTACGTTGATTGTTCGTTCCGGCATTCTGGTTTCGGTTCATGCGTTCGCGCTGGATAACGTTCGCGCCGTGCCGCTGTTCAGCCTGTTTGCACTGATTAGCCTTGCGTCTTTGGCGCTGTATAGCTGGCGGGCGCGGGACGGTGGCTCTGCGGTGCGTTTTTCGGGGTTATCGCGGGAAATGTTAATTCTCGCAACGCTGTTACTGTTTTGCGCGGTGCTGCTGATCGTACTGGTGGGAACGCTGTATCCGATGATTTACGGCCTGCTGGGCTGGGGGCGTCTCTCCGTTGGTGCGCCGTATTTTAATCGCGCGACATTACCGTTTGGTTTGTTGATGCTGGTGGTGATTGTGCTGGCGACGTATGTCTCTGGCAAACGTGCACCGCTTCCGGCGCTGCTGGCACATTCTGGTGTGCTGTTATTTGCCGCCGGGATCGTGGTTTCCAGCATTAGCCGTCAGGAGATCAGCCTGAATTTACAGCCGGGTCAGCAGGTGACGCTGGCGGGTTACACCTTCCGTTTTGAACGCCTCGATCTGCAAGCCAAAGGCAATTACACCAGCGAAAAAGCGGTAGTGGCGCTGTTTGACCATCAGCAACGTATTGGTGAACTGACGCCGGAGCGGCGTTTTTATGAAGCGCGCCGTCAGCAAATGATGGAGCCGTCTATTTGCTGGAACGGCATCCATGACTGGTATGCAGTGATGGGGGAGAAAACCGGGCCAGATCGATACGCTTTTCGTTTGTATGTACAAAGCGGCGTGCGCTGGATCTGGGGGGGAGGGTTGTTGATGATTGCGGGTGCATTGCTAAGCGGATGGCGGGGGAGAAATCGCGATGAATAA
- the nrfF gene encoding heme lyase NrfEFG subunit NrfF: MNKLLLTLLLIFACFAHAQVVDTWQFANLQQQEQALNIASQLRCPQCQNQNLLESNAPVAVSMRHQVYKMVAEGKSKAEIVGWMTERYGDFVRYNPPLTSQTLLLWALPVVLLLLMALILWRVRGKR, translated from the coding sequence ATGAATAAATTGCTTCTCACGTTACTGTTGATATTTGCCTGTTTTGCACACGCCCAGGTCGTAGACACCTGGCAATTCGCCAATCTGCAACAACAGGAACAGGCGTTAAATATTGCCAGTCAGTTACGTTGCCCGCAGTGTCAGAATCAGAACTTACTGGAATCCAACGCGCCGGTGGCAGTCAGTATGCGTCATCAGGTTTACAAGATGGTGGCGGAGGGGAAAAGCAAAGCTGAGATTGTCGGCTGGATGACCGAACGCTACGGTGATTTTGTCCGCTATAACCCACCGCTGACCAGCCAGACGCTGCTCCTGTGGGCGCTGCCAGTGGTGTTGTTACTGCTAATGGCGCTGATCCTCTGGCGGGTGAGGGGGAAACGATGA
- the nrfG gene encoding heme lyase NrfEFG subunit NrfG, protein MKQPQVPVKTLVALAVVMALLCIGGYLLSPKWQAARAEYLRQRDPLHQFASQQTPETQLQALQDKIRANPQNSEQWALLGEYYLWQNDYSNSLLAYRQALRLRGENAELYAALATVLYYQASQHMTAQARAMIDKALALDENEITALMLLASDAFMQANYAQSIELWQKVMDLNSPRVNRTQLVESINMAKLLQRRSD, encoded by the coding sequence ATGAAACAGCCTCAAGTGCCGGTAAAAACGCTGGTGGCGCTGGCGGTTGTGATGGCGCTGCTCTGTATCGGCGGTTATCTGTTAAGTCCGAAATGGCAGGCGGCACGTGCGGAGTATCTGCGCCAGCGCGATCCGTTACATCAGTTTGCCAGCCAGCAAACACCGGAGACACAGCTTCAGGCATTGCAGGATAAAATTCGCGCCAACCCGCAAAATAGCGAACAGTGGGCGCTGCTGGGCGAGTATTACCTGTGGCAAAACGATTACAGCAATTCGCTGCTGGCGTACCGTCAGGCGCTGCGACTGCGCGGTGAGAACGCTGAACTGTACGCGGCGCTGGCGACGGTGCTTTATTACCAGGCCAGCCAGCATATGACCGCCCAGGCTCGTGCGATGATCGACAAAGCCCTGGCGCTGGACGAAAACGAAATCACCGCCCTGATGCTGCTGGCTTCTGATGCGTTTATGCAGGCGAACTACGCGCAATCCATCGAACTATGGCAAAAAGTGATGGATCTCAACTCACCCAGGGTAAACCGGACACAGTTGGTTGAGTCGATTAATATGGCAAAACTGCTGCAGCGGCGATCGGATTAA
- the gltP gene encoding glutamate/aspartate:proton symporter GltP: MKNIKFSLAWQILFAMVLGILLGSYLHYHSDSREWLVVNLLSPAGDIFIHLIKMIVVPIVISTLVVGIAGVGDAKQLGRIGAKTIIYFEVITTVAIILGITLANVFQPGSGVDMSQLATVDISKYQSTTEAVQSSSHGIMGTILSLVPTNIVASMAKGEMLPIIFFSVLFGLGLSSLPATHREPLVTVFRSISETMFKVTHMVMRYAPIGVFALIAVTVANFGFSSLWPLAKLVLLVHFAILFFALVVLGIVARLCGLSVWILIRILKDELILAYSTASSESVLPRIIEKMEAYGAPASITSFVVPTGYSFNLDGSTLYQSIAAIFIAQLYGIDLSIWQEIILVLTLMVTSKGIAGVPGVSFVVLLATLGSVGIPLEGLAFIAGVDRILDMARTALNVVGNALAVLVIAKWEHKFDRKKAMAYEREVLGKFDKTADQ; this comes from the coding sequence ATGAAAAATATAAAATTCAGCCTGGCCTGGCAGATTCTGTTTGCTATGGTGCTGGGCATTCTCCTGGGAAGTTACCTGCACTACCATAGCGACAGCCGCGAATGGCTGGTCGTCAATTTGCTCTCTCCGGCGGGTGATATTTTTATCCACCTGATCAAAATGATTGTTGTGCCGATTGTTATCTCCACGCTGGTTGTTGGGATTGCAGGTGTTGGTGATGCTAAACAACTCGGACGAATTGGCGCGAAAACCATTATCTACTTCGAGGTGATCACCACCGTCGCTATCATTCTGGGGATCACTCTGGCGAACGTCTTCCAGCCCGGTTCCGGGGTGGATATGTCGCAGTTGGCGACTGTCGATATTTCGAAATATCAGAGCACCACGGAAGCGGTACAAAGCAGTTCCCACGGCATAATGGGCACTATTTTGTCGCTGGTGCCGACGAACATTGTGGCGTCGATGGCGAAAGGCGAAATGCTGCCGATCATCTTCTTCTCGGTGCTGTTTGGTCTGGGACTTTCCTCCCTGCCCGCGACGCATCGTGAACCGTTGGTGACCGTGTTCCGCTCCATCTCCGAAACCATGTTTAAAGTGACTCACATGGTGATGCGTTACGCGCCGATTGGTGTGTTTGCGTTGATTGCGGTGACAGTAGCTAACTTTGGTTTTTCTTCTCTGTGGCCGCTGGCGAAACTGGTGCTGCTGGTGCATTTTGCCATTCTGTTCTTTGCGCTGGTGGTGTTGGGAATTGTGGCGCGCCTGTGCGGGTTAAGCGTCTGGATCCTGATTCGTATTCTGAAAGACGAGCTGATTCTGGCGTACTCCACTGCCAGCTCTGAAAGTGTGCTGCCGCGGATTATCGAGAAGATGGAAGCCTACGGCGCACCAGCGTCAATCACCAGTTTCGTGGTGCCAACTGGTTACTCCTTTAACCTCGATGGTTCGACGCTGTATCAAAGTATTGCCGCTATCTTCATCGCCCAGTTGTATGGCATTGACTTGTCCATCTGGCAGGAAATCATTCTGGTACTGACGCTGATGGTGACCTCGAAAGGGATTGCTGGCGTGCCGGGCGTGTCGTTTGTGGTGCTGCTGGCAACGCTGGGTAGCGTGGGGATCCCGCTGGAAGGCCTGGCGTTTATTGCCGGTGTTGACCGTATCCTCGATATGGCGCGTACTGCGCTGAACGTGGTGGGTAATGCGCTGGCGGTGCTGGTAATTGCCAAGTGGGAACACAAATTTGACCGCAAAAAGGCGATGGCCTACGAGCGTGAAGTGCTGGGCAAATTTGATAAGACGGCGGATCAGTAA